TGGATAGATCACCTGGTTTCGGGTCTACTCAATGCAACTTACGCCCTATTCAGACTCGCTTTCGCTACGGCTACACCTATCGGCTTAACCTTGCCGCATTAAGTAACTCGCTGACTCATTATGCAAAAGGCACGCGGTCACACTAAAAGTGCTCCCACAGCTTGTAAGCAAACGGTTTCAGGTACTATTTCACTCCCCTAACAGGGGTACTTTTCACCTTTCCCTCACGGTACTGGTACGCTATCGGTTGTCAAGTCGTATTTAGCCTTATGTGATGGTCCACACAAATTCCCACAGAATTCCTCGTGTTCCGCAGTACTTGGGAGTGCAAAAATAAGAGAGATCACTTTCGCCTACAGGACTGTCACCTGCTATGGTTCAGCTTTCCAGCTGATTCAGCTAATGATTTCTTTTGTAACTTATTGAATCCTCCGAAACAGATTCATATTGCATCCCGCGACCCCGTTAACGCAACGCTTTCGGGCTTGACACGTTAACGGTTTGGGCTGGTCCCCGTTCGCTCGCCGCTACTTAGGGAATCGTTATTACTTTCTATTCCTGGGGGTACTAAGATGTTTCAGTTCTCCCCGTTACCCTCCTTAACCTATGTATTCAGTTAAGGATGACACGGTATTAGCCGTGCCGGGTTGCCCCATTCAGAAATCCACGGATCAAAGGATGTTTAGCTCCTAACCGAGGCTTATCGCAGCTTTCCACGTCTTTCTTCTTCACTTGACACCAAGGCATCCGCCGTTTGCTCTTAGTAGCTTAGCCACTATTCCACAAATAAGTTTAAACGCTTTGATGTTTTTAGGAAATTTTGTGAATTTCGGCGTTGCTGCGCGTCAATTTTAAAACGGAGTAGATGACTACACCTTATTTAAAATTGCCGCTTGCGCCTTGAACTTCACTAAAATTTCCTAAAAACATTAGTTGGTTCAAGCGCCTATTCGTAAATTTCCTTCAACATAGCAAGGAGTGTTTGATTTGGATCTCACACACCTTTTATATTTTAAGTTGATCAGATGAACATTTTCACCTTTTCAACAACGCTATTGATATTTACTACAACAAATTGTCAAAGATCATCTGAGAGTTTTTACGCACCAATACACTTGATTTTCATCAACTGTATATAGTGTGCATTTTGTTTAGGAATGGTGGAGAATAGCGGGATCGAACCGCTGACCTCCTGCGTGCAAGGCAGGCGCTCTCCCAGCTGAGCTAATTCCCCACGTGGTGGGCCTGGGTGGATTTGAACCACCGACCTCACGCTTATCAGGCGTGCGCTCTAACCAACTGAGCTACAGGCCCAGAGCCTTAATCTCTCAAAGTTGGCCAGTGAATCCAAAAAAAGCTTTATATATTTCTTTCCTTTGAAAGGAGGTGATCCAGCCGCTGATTCCTCAACGGCTACCTTGTTACGACTTCACCCCAGTTATCAACCATACCTTAGGCGCCTGCTCCTATAAATAGTTAGCCCAGCGACGTCGGGTATAATCAACTCCCATGGTGTGACGGGCGGTGTGTACAAGGCCCGGGAACATATTCACCGTGGCATGCTGATCCACGATTACTAGCGATTCCAACTTCATGGGGTCGAGTTGCAGACCCCAATCCGGACTGAGATAGGCTTTTGGGATTCGCTTCTCCTTGCAGAGTCGCTGCCCTTTGTACCTACCATTGTAGCACGTGTGTAGCCCTGGATATAAGGGCCATGAGGACTTGACGTCATCCCCGCCTTCCTCCCGGTTGACCCGGGCAGTCTCGTTAGAGTTCCCACCATTATGTGCTGGCAACTAACGATAAGGGTTGCGCTCGTTGCTGGACTTAACCAAACATCTCACGACACGAGCTGACGACAGCCATGCAGCACCTGTCTCTGTGCTCCCGAAGGCACTATTGGCATTACCCAATATTCACAGGATGTCAAACCCAGGTAAGGTTCTTCGCGTTGCGTCGAATTAAACCACATGCTCCACCGCTTGTGCGGGCCCCCGTCAATTCCTTTGAGTTTTAGTCTTGCGACCGTACTTCCCAGGCGGTACACTTAATGCGTTAGCTTGGGCACAGCAGATTTTAATATCCGCCACACCGAGTGTACAACGTTTACTGCGTGGACTACCGGGGTATCTAATCCCGTTCGCTACCCACGCCTTCGCGCCTCAGCGTCAATATCGGTCCAGAGAGATGCCTTCGCCATCGGTGTTCCTCCTGATATCTACGAATTTCACCTCTACACCAGGAATTCCTCTCTCCTCTCCCGTATTCAAGTCTTGCTGTTTCAAGTGCACTTCCGGGGTTGAGCCCCGAGCTTTCACACCTGACGGACAAGACCGCCTGCGCGCCCTTTACGCCCAATAATTCCGAATAACGCTTGCGCCCCCCGTGTTACCGCGGCTGCTGGCACGGAGTTAGCCGGCGCTTCCTCCACTGGTACCGTCAATAGAATCCACTATTAATAGAATCTAACTTCTTCCCAGTTGACAGAGCTTTACGACCCAAAGGCCTTCTTCACTCACGCGGCGTTGCTGCGTCAGGGTTTCCCCCATTGCGCAAAATTCCTCACTGCTGCCTCCCGTAGGAGTCTGGACCGTGTTCCAGTTCCAGTGTGGCTGATCATCCTCTCAGACCAGCTAACCATCGTTGCCTTGGTAGGCCTTTACCCCACCAACTAGCTAATGGTACGCAAACTCATCCCCAAACAATTGCTTTCAAGAAGAGGCAATCTTTCATCAATTTACTTATGTAAACCGACTTTATCCGGTATTAGCTACCCTTTCGAATAGTTATCCCAGGCTTGAAGGCAGATTATCTACGTGTTACTCACCCGTGCGCCACTCTACTCGAGATTGCAAGCAATCTCTTTCTCGTTCGACTTGCATGTGTTAAGCACGCCGCCAGCGTTCATTCTGAGCCAGGATCAAACTCTCCAGTTATAATCCTTTACTAAAACTTTTTAAGGTCTGCACTTAAAGCCTAAGCCCCAAGCGCATTGTCATTGACCCGCTCTTTTCTTTTTCACTGACCAATTTTCAAAGATCAAGTTTTGTCTGGTGTTTCCTGTTCAACAAAACCTGGATAATATACACACATACTTTGGCCTTGTCAAACCTTTTTTTAAAACTATTTTAAAATAATTTTATGATACTTCTTTTTTCCAGCCCGGAGCATTATTTCGCCGTCATTTACATCACTATCTGAGACAATCTGCTCAAAGGAACCAAGCCTTTCACCATTAATATATGCTCCTCCTTGTTTAATCAATCGACGGGCATCAGATTTGGATTTACACAACCCTGAATCACAAAACAGATCAACTACAAACATTATATCCACCACATCCGCTTGACTAAAGGTACTGGTGGGCACTGATTCATCGGTTTCGAAAGAAAGCGTGCCTCGTGGGATGCTTGCAGAAGGCAAAAGTTCAGAAGACACCTCAATGCTTCCAAATATGGATGCCGCGGCTTTAAGGGCTTTCTGCGCCTCATTTTCTCCATGGGCAATTTTAGTTGCCTCATATGCAAGAATGGTTTTGGCTTTATTTAAATCCGCGCCTTCCAATTTTTTAACTAAAGCGATCTCCTCCATGGGAATAAAGGTAAATAGTGCCAAAAATCTTGCCACATCCAGATCATCAGTATTTACCCAGAACTGGTAGTACTCATAGGGAGAAAAACGTTCAGGATCAAGCCAGACAGCGCCTTTATGGGTTTTACCCATTTTTATGCCCGAGGCAGTGGTTATTAAAGGGAAAGTGATCCCGAATGCTTGCTTGCCTAAAGTACGGCGCACAAGGTCAATCCCTGCCACAATGTTACCCCATTGGTCACTCCCACCCATCTGAAGCAGGCAATCATGGGTTTTGGCTAGTTCCATAAAGTCATAAGCCTGAAGCAGCATATAATTAAATTCAATGAAAGTCAGACCGTCTTCCGATTCCATTCTTGACTTAACGCTTTCCGCTTTGATCATCTTATTTATTGAAAAATGCCTGCCGATATCCCTTAAAAACGAAATATATTCTAATTTGGTAAGCCAGGCTGCATTATCAAGCATCAAAGCCTTATCTTCAGAGAACTTAATAAACCTTGACAATTGTTTACGAATTCCGGCTTTATTTTCATCAATCTGGTCCTGGGTAAGGACTTTACGCAATTCTGTTTTACCGGAGGGGTCACCAATCAACCCGGTCCCGCCACCGACAAGACCAATGGGTCGATGGCCTTCACGCTGCATATGAGCCAAAGCCATAATACATACAAGGCTTCCGACATGTAAACTTGAAGCGGTGGGATCAAAACCGATATAACAGGTCGCCCTGTTGTTTTCCAGATAATCTTCAAGCTCCTGGGTATGGGTGGTTGCCTCAATAAATCCACGTTCTTTTAAAATCGATAAAACACTCATGCTGTTTCTTCCTTATCATTTCCTGGTATACTCAACCGCTCTGGTTTCCCGAATAACAACAACTTTGACCTGGCCCGGAAATGTCAGATTCTCTTCAATCTGGCGGGCAATATCTTTCGAAAGCAGCATCGCACTTTCATCCGTGATTTTCTCACTTTCAGTAATAACCCGAATCTCACGCCCGGCCTGAATGGCATAGGTGTTTACCACACCATCAAAAGCATTTGCAATATTTTCTAGATCCTCCAGACGTTTTACGTAATTTTCAAGGCTCTCCTTTCGGGCACCCGGCCTGGCCCCGGAAAGCGCATCCGCTGCTTGTACAATGAAATCATATACACTTTCAGGCATTTGATCTTCGTGGTGGGCAGCAATCGCATTAACAACGCTTTGATGTTCGCCATACTTCTTAGCGAGCTTAGCACCGATAATGGCATGCGCACCATCTACTTCATGATCCACCGCTTTACCAATATCGTGAAGCAACCCCATACGCTTGGCAAGCTTGACATCCAGACCAAGCTCAGCTGCAATAATACCCGCCAAAAAAGCCACCTCAACAGAATGCTGCAATACATTTTGGGCATAGGATGTTCTGAATTTAAGCTTGCCCAGCACCTTGATTAATTCCGGATCAATGCCATGAACCCCTAAGTCAAAAGCCGCCTGCTCGCCTGCTTCTTTAATCGCCAAGTCAACTTCTTCCGTAGCATGTGCCACAACATCTTCAATGCGTGCTGGATGTATCCGTCCATCTGAAATCAATTTTTCAAGAGAGAGTCTTGCCACCTCGCGCCTAACAGGGTTGAAGCCAGACAGAATAACAGCTTCCGGAGTATCATCTATAATCAAATCTATCCCGGTTGCGGCTTCCAAAGCCCGGATATTTCTGCCTTCCCGGCCAATAATCCGACCTTTCATTTCATCTCCGGGTAAATTTACCACAGAAACAGTACGCTCAGCCACATAGTCTCCGGCATAACGCTGGATGGCAGTGGATAAAATCTTTTTCGTTTCTTTATCCGCCTTTTCCTTGACTTCGGTAGTGATTTTTTTAACCATCTTAGCGCCTTCGTGTCTGGCTTCGTCCTCCATCGTTTTAAGCAAAAGCTCTTTGGCCTGTTCAAGGGTCATCCCGGAGACCTTTTCAAGCTCTTTTTTTGTCTCTTCAAGGAGCTGAGTATACGATTCTTCTTTTCTGCTAACAGCTTCGAGCTTTTCTGCAACAATCCGTTCATTTTTTTCAATATACTTTTCTTTTTTGACACATTGATCTTCTATTTTATCGAGCTTTTCACTTTTTTTAGAAAGCCTGCGCTCTTCTTTTTTTAACTCAGCTCGGGTCTCTTCGGTCTCGGCATCAAAGGTGCTTTTCATTTCAAGCAGACGCGACCGAGCCTCTAATTTCGCTTCCTTGAGCAGAGTTTCAGCTTTTCTGGCGGCTTGATCCATGGCAACGCGTTGTTCTTCTTGGAAATCAAGTCTCTGCTGGTCAATTTTCATTTTTATGACATATAGAATGACCGCGCCAACAGCAAGCAGCACCAGCATGAATGCAAGCATCATTGTAAAACTCATACAATATCTCTCCTGAAATAGTGGGATACAAACAAATCTGCACCCGTGTTTTATCTTGCTAAAGAGAAATGAAATAATACGTTAGGATAAGGAGGGAATACGATAAAGCGTTTTTTCACATTACAACAAGCCCCCCACAACTGCCGTGTTGTGTCTTAAGGCTTTGAACCATGGGTCCAAATGATGGGGGGTCAATAATACCTTTAGGCTTTTCCCTTACAATGGTGGGAACCTGCTCACCAGCACCAGCGTGACCCCCCTGTGTCTTTATGCGTTAGGACAAAGTCTGTTTACAATCACGCACATCGCAGGGGGTTTTGTTATAATTAAACCAATGAAATCTTATTTCATTGTCTTGTCTATTTTATCTAATAAGGATGATACTCTGTCATCAATATCTTTTTCAAGGTCGGCATATTTCAATCGCAGTTCATGATAATCCTTAGATAGATTCATGGCTGCAAGAAGCAAAATAGCGATCCTGTTTTTACTACTGGTTTTATTTTGGAAAAGGCTTTCTGCTTCACTAATATATTCCTTTACATGTGCTGCAATCTTTTCCGGATCATATGTTTGATCTTTATCCGGTTTAAAATTAAATTCTTCCCCGAAAAGCTCAATTTTAACGATTTCATCCAAGGAAAGCCCTTTACCGAATCTATATATTCAAACGCTTTATAACCTAATCATCCCCCGGATACGGCTTCTGAGAAACCGTCCAGCTTTGAAAGAAGTCCGTTAATTTTTTCATTCATCATGGACTCCCGGTCGACATAGACATCTTCTTTTTTTATCTTCTGTTCCAACTGGTCTTCAAGTTCTCTAATCTTCAAAGAAAGCTCTGCGTTTTCTTTTTGAAGACTTTGGCAAGACTCTATTAAAAAGTCGACATGGATGTGAATGTCATCAAACTTAGCTGCTATATCCTCATTATTCAATTTCTAAATTCTCATATAATGGTAATTAATTGACTACTAATATATTCAGCAGCCCTATGAAAGTCAAGATAATTCATTCGATATCTGATGAAACGCAGCATTGATACAGTTTAACTGCTCAATGGTATTAACACCCATTACCTGTTCGGCGTTATCTATGATCTTAACAAATGTTCGAGCTCGGCTCTGCACAGCAATTTCAACAAGATCGGTGAGATAATACTCACCCTGATTATTGTTGTTTTTAATCCGTTTCAAACCATATTCGAGAAATCGTTTTGCAAAACAAAAAATCCCAGAATTTACGATGTTAATTAGCTTTTCCATGTCAGTTGCATCGGCCTCTTCACGTATAGCAAGAAGACCTCCGTCCTTACCCTGGATAATTCTACCATAACCGGTTGGGTCATCGACCTTTGCAGCAAGGACAGTTAAATCCGCCTTTTGTTCCTGATGGATTGAAACCAAACCAGCGATGGTTTGCGTTCGTATCAATGGAACGTCACCGCACAAAACCATGACGTGTTCGATGTGTGAATCAACCGTTGGCAATGCAATCCTAACTGCATCTCCTGTCCCTAAAAGTTTCTTTTGAAGGGCAAATTGCACATTATTTTCTTTTTGGATTTCTTTTTGCACTTTTTCGGCTTGGTGCCCTACTACAACATGTATATGATTTAAAGCGACCTGTGCAGCAGCAGCAATCACATGATTAACCATGCTTTTTCCTGCAACCATGTGAAGCACCTTAGGTAAATCCGAATTCATACGACTGCCTTTTCCTGCAGCCAGTATGATAATTGCAATTTTGTCCATATGCACCTCTGTATCATTTAACAAATATAGGCGATAAAAACAAAAAGGGATGCCATAAAGGCATCCCTTTTTTACTTCGTATTGTTCGGCATCATAGATCCAATGGGTTTCTAACCATTAGACATACCGAGCTTATTAGTTTGTCCCAGCAACTTTAAGCCGGAACAAAGCTCTCTGCAATGCAGCTTGAGCACGAACAATATCTGTATCTGCAGCTTTGTCGCTCAGGCGTCTTTCCGCGCGACTTTGGGCCTCTTGTGCCCGGCTAAGATTAATATCCTCACGGCGCTCAGCAGATTCTGCAAGAATGGTAACCTTATCCGGAAGCACTTCGGCAAATCCGTTATTAACAAAGAGAATGGTCTCTTTTCCGGATGCGTCTTCATAACGGACTGCACCGATTTTCAAGGAGGTCAGAAAGGTTGTATGTCCTTTCAAGGCACAGAATTCACCTTCACTGCCGGGTGCAGAGATACTCTTAATCTCTTCACTGACAATAGCCTTTTGCGGCGTTACCACCTCAAGAAAAAATTGATCAGCCATAATACAACCTCCGAATTATTATTCAGCTTTGGCTTTTTCAATGGCGTCTTCGATAGCCCCAACCATATAGAAAGCATTTTCGGGAAGGCCATCATGCTTACCTTCGATGATTTCCTTGAAAGACCGAACCGTATCTTCAACCTTTACGAAAATGCCGGACATGCCGGTAAAGGTTTCAGCTACATGGAACGGCTGGGACAGGAACTTCTGAAGTTTTCTGGCACGCTGTACAGTAATTTTATCTTCATCAGACAGCTCGTCCATACCCAGAATGGCAATGATGTCCTGGAGTTCTTTGTATTTTTGCAGTGTCTGCTGAACAATCCGGGCTACATTATAATGATCTTCACCAATATAAGCGGCATCAAGAATTCTGGAAGTAGAGTCAAGGGGATCCACAGCCGGATAGATACCAAGCTCTGCAATCTGACGGGAAAGTACAACTGTTCCGTCAAGATGGGCAAAGGTTGTTGCAGGTGCCGGGTCAGTCAAGTCATCGGCAGGTACGTAAACGCACTGAACAGCGGTAATGGAACCTTTATCAGTAGATGTAATACGCTCCTGAAGCTCGCCCATATCAACCGCAAGTGTCGGTTGGTAACCAACGGCAGACGGCATACGACCCAGCGTTGCAGACACCTCTGCACCAGCCTGAGTGAAGCGGAAAATGTTATCAACAAAGAGAAGCACGTCCTGGCCCTCTTCATCACGGAAGTATTCAGCGCAGGTCAAAGCGGACAGCGCAACACGGGCACGGGCTCCGGGAGGTTCAGTCATCTGACCGTAAACCAGAGCACATTTGGGAAGAACGCCAGAGTCTTTCATTTCGTGGTAAAGGTCATTACCTTCACGGGTTCTTTCACCAACGCCACCGAACACGGAGATACCACCATGCTGCATGGCAATGTTATTAACCATTTCCATCATGATAACGGTTTTACCAACACCGGCACCGCCGAACATGCCCATTTTGCCGCCACGTGGAAAGGGAACCAGAAGGTCAATAACCTTTACACCGGTTTCAAGAACGCGGACAGAGGTGTCCTGCTCGATGAAAGCCGGAGCATGTCTATGGATAGGGAGCATTTTTTCTTGGGAAATATCACCAAGACCGTCAACCGGGCGACCCACAACGTTAAGAACGCGGCCCAGGGAAGCTTCACCAACAGGCATCATGATGGGAGCACCGGTATCTTTTACAACCATACCACGTTGAAGACCGTCGGTTACGTCCATGCCGATGCAGCGAACAACATTGTCACCCAAGTGCTGGGCCACTTCGATAACCAGATTATCTTCCATATCCCCAATGGTAGGGTTGGTGACAGTCAAAGCGGTAAGAACCGGGGGAAGTTTTCCGGGCTCAAACTCAACGTCAACAACCGCGCCGAGTACCTGTGAAATTTTACCTATATTTTCAGCCATTTTATTCTCCTATAAAGCTGTTTTATCAATGCTTACTTAAAAGTCAATTACCCCTTAAGGGCCTCGGCACCACCGACGATATCCATAAGGTCTGACGTAATACCTGCCTGACGTGTTTTGTTGAATATTGTCTGCAGTTCATCCACAAGATCGGAACATGCCTTGGTTGCATTTTCCATGGCCCGCATTCGGGCAGCATGTTCGGATGTTGAAGTCTGGAGTAGTGCATCGTATATCTGGATAAAAACATTTTTGGGGAGCATTTCACCCAAAAGTGCATCTGAAGAGGGTTCACAGATGTGTTCCGGCAAAAATGAGCCGTCATCGTCGGCAGGTGCAGTCTCTTCTGTTATCACCTCATCAAGAGAGGGAATGGGAAGAATCTGTTTAATCGTCGGAACCTGTTTTGCCATACCCTGAAAATCAGAATAGATCAGATATACTTCATCCACATTTCCATTAAGGAAACTGTCGATTAATGTCTGTCCTGAGCCAGAAGCGACGGAAAAATCAATTTTGCCACCCACAACACCAATATATTCGGCATCAATGGTTTTGCCTTGATTTTTTGCCCAATCGCGGCCTCTTTTACCGTAGCAGACAAAAGAGACCTCTTTACCGCTAAGCTCAGATTTGAGCATTTTTACAGCTTTATCGATCAAATTAATGTTAAATCCACCACATAGACCCCTGTCTGATGTACACAGGAGCAGGGCCACCTTTTTTACTTCATCTTTTGCAACCAAAAGGGGGGATGCACCCTCCCCTGATTTACCGGCAATGGATCCCAGAACCTCTGCAAATTTGGAGGCATAAGGTTTAAATGCCTCCATGGCATTCTGGGAACCGCGCAATCTTGAAGTGGCGACCATTTTCATGGCAGAGGTAATCTGTTTAGTCTTTTTTACACTGACTATTTTCGATTTTACTTCTTTTAGTGTTGCCATATGATCTACCTTTGCGCCTATATATTATTATTTTAAAAAATAAATCCGAAGAGTTTGCCCTTAATTACAGGGTGCTTTTAAATTCTTCGCCATAGGCAGTAAGGCATTCTTTAAGCTTAGCCTCAATTTCGTCATCAATTTTTTCTTTTTCCTTGAGGCCGGTGAAAATTTCGGGATAGCGACTTTCCACAAACTCATACAATCCAGCCTCATAGGCAGGAACTGCTTCTTTGGGGTATGCATCCAGATATCCTTTGGTGCCTGCATAAAGAACAGTAACCTGTTTGTACATGGGAAGCGGCTGGTACTGGGGCTGTTTGAGCAGCTCAACCAATCTTTCACCACGGGTCAGCTGTTTCTGGGTAGCAGCATCAAGGTCGGAACCGAAAGCGGCAAAGGCCTCAAGCTCTCTGTACTGGGCAAGATCCAGACGCAGGGTACCTGCCACCTGTTTCATGGCCTTAACCTGGGCTGCACCACCAACGCGGGATACGGAGAGTCCAACGTCAATGGCCGGACGGATACCGGCAAAGAAAAGGTCTTTGTCAAGGAAGATCTGGCCGTCGGTGATGGAGATAACGTTGGTGGGAATAAATGCAGACACGTCACCTTCCTGGGTTTCGATGATGGGAAGTGCGGTCAGAGAACCTGCACCAAGCTCGTCACTCATTTTGGCGGAACGTTCGAGCAGACGGCTGTGGTTGTAAAAAATATCGCCGGGGAACGCTTCACGTCCAGGCGGACGTCTGAGTAGCAGAGATACCTGACGGTAAGCGGCAGCCTGTTTTGAAAGGTCATCATAGATGATCAGGGCATGTTCGCCTTTGTCGCGGAAGTATTCGCCCATAGCGCAACCGGCATAGGGAGCCAGATACTGCATGGCAGCAGATTCAGAAGCGGAGGCTATAACGACTGTTGTATACTCCATGGCACCATGCTCTTCAAGAGCTGCAACCACCTGGGCAACCGTAGATTTCTTCTGACCGCAGGCAACATAGATGCATTTAATACCGCTCTCTTTCTGAGCAATAATGGCGTCAACAGCGACAGCAGTTTTACCAATCTGACGGTCGCCAATGATCAACTCACGCTGTCCACGACCGACTGGAGTCATACCGTCAACCGCTTTAGAACCGGTGTAGCAGGGTTCGTGAACACCTTTTCTTGCAATAACGCCAGGGGCAACCAACTCCATGTTCATATATGTATCAGAAGTGATTGGACCTTTGCCGTCGACAGGTTCACCAGTGGTGGTTACAACGCGACCCAGCAGGGCTTCG
Above is a window of uncultured Desulfobacter sp. DNA encoding:
- the atpD gene encoding F0F1 ATP synthase subunit beta, whose translation is MAENIGKISQVLGAVVDVEFEPGKLPPVLTALTVTNPTIGDMEDNLVIEVAQHLGDNVVRCIGMDVTDGLQRGMVVKDTGAPIMMPVGEASLGRVLNVVGRPVDGLGDISQEKMLPIHRHAPAFIEQDTSVRVLETGVKVIDLLVPFPRGGKMGMFGGAGVGKTVIMMEMVNNIAMQHGGISVFGGVGERTREGNDLYHEMKDSGVLPKCALVYGQMTEPPGARARVALSALTCAEYFRDEEGQDVLLFVDNIFRFTQAGAEVSATLGRMPSAVGYQPTLAVDMGELQERITSTDKGSITAVQCVYVPADDLTDPAPATTFAHLDGTVVLSRQIAELGIYPAVDPLDSTSRILDAAYIGEDHYNVARIVQQTLQKYKELQDIIAILGMDELSDEDKITVQRARKLQKFLSQPFHVAETFTGMSGIFVKVEDTVRSFKEIIEGKHDGLPENAFYMVGAIEDAIEKAKAE
- the atpA gene encoding F0F1 ATP synthase subunit alpha yields the protein MEIKAEEISQIIKDQIKGFDAQVDLSETGVVLSAGDGIARVYGLEKVKAMELVEFPGGILGLALNLEADNVGVAILGDDKVIKEGDMVKRTDRIASVPVGEALLGRVVTTTGEPVDGKGPITSDTYMNMELVAPGVIARKGVHEPCYTGSKAVDGMTPVGRGQRELIIGDRQIGKTAVAVDAIIAQKESGIKCIYVACGQKKSTVAQVVAALEEHGAMEYTTVVIASASESAAMQYLAPYAGCAMGEYFRDKGEHALIIYDDLSKQAAAYRQVSLLLRRPPGREAFPGDIFYNHSRLLERSAKMSDELGAGSLTALPIIETQEGDVSAFIPTNVISITDGQIFLDKDLFFAGIRPAIDVGLSVSRVGGAAQVKAMKQVAGTLRLDLAQYRELEAFAAFGSDLDAATQKQLTRGERLVELLKQPQYQPLPMYKQVTVLYAGTKGYLDAYPKEAVPAYEAGLYEFVESRYPEIFTGLKEKEKIDDEIEAKLKECLTAYGEEFKSTL
- a CDS encoding cell division protein ZapA, yielding MDEIVKIELFGEEFNFKPDKDQTYDPEKIAAHVKEYISEAESLFQNKTSSKNRIAILLLAAMNLSKDYHELRLKYADLEKDIDDRVSSLLDKIDKTMK
- the rny gene encoding ribonuclease Y, whose protein sequence is MSFTMMLAFMLVLLAVGAVILYVIKMKIDQQRLDFQEEQRVAMDQAARKAETLLKEAKLEARSRLLEMKSTFDAETEETRAELKKEERRLSKKSEKLDKIEDQCVKKEKYIEKNERIVAEKLEAVSRKEESYTQLLEETKKELEKVSGMTLEQAKELLLKTMEDEARHEGAKMVKKITTEVKEKADKETKKILSTAIQRYAGDYVAERTVSVVNLPGDEMKGRIIGREGRNIRALEAATGIDLIIDDTPEAVILSGFNPVRREVARLSLEKLISDGRIHPARIEDVVAHATEEVDLAIKEAGEQAAFDLGVHGIDPELIKVLGKLKFRTSYAQNVLQHSVEVAFLAGIIAAELGLDVKLAKRMGLLHDIGKAVDHEVDGAHAIIGAKLAKKYGEHQSVVNAIAAHHEDQMPESVYDFIVQAADALSGARPGARKESLENYVKRLEDLENIANAFDGVVNTYAIQAGREIRVITESEKITDESAMLLSKDIARQIEENLTFPGQVKVVVIRETRAVEYTRK
- the zapB gene encoding cell division protein ZapB → MNNEDIAAKFDDIHIHVDFLIESCQSLQKENAELSLKIRELEDQLEQKIKKEDVYVDRESMMNEKINGLLSKLDGFSEAVSGG
- the atpG gene encoding ATP synthase F1 subunit gamma, which translates into the protein MATLKEVKSKIVSVKKTKQITSAMKMVATSRLRGSQNAMEAFKPYASKFAEVLGSIAGKSGEGASPLLVAKDEVKKVALLLCTSDRGLCGGFNINLIDKAVKMLKSELSGKEVSFVCYGKRGRDWAKNQGKTIDAEYIGVVGGKIDFSVASGSGQTLIDSFLNGNVDEVYLIYSDFQGMAKQVPTIKQILPIPSLDEVITEETAPADDDGSFLPEHICEPSSDALLGEMLPKNVFIQIYDALLQTSTSEHAARMRAMENATKACSDLVDELQTIFNKTRQAGITSDLMDIVGGAEALKG
- a CDS encoding F0F1 ATP synthase subunit epsilon, producing the protein MADQFFLEVVTPQKAIVSEEIKSISAPGSEGEFCALKGHTTFLTSLKIGAVRYEDASGKETILFVNNGFAEVLPDKVTILAESAERREDINLSRAQEAQSRAERRLSDKAADTDIVRAQAALQRALFRLKVAGTN
- a CDS encoding sugar phosphate nucleotidyltransferase, with translation MDKIAIIILAAGKGSRMNSDLPKVLHMVAGKSMVNHVIAAAAQVALNHIHVVVGHQAEKVQKEIQKENNVQFALQKKLLGTGDAVRIALPTVDSHIEHVMVLCGDVPLIRTQTIAGLVSIHQEQKADLTVLAAKVDDPTGYGRIIQGKDGGLLAIREEADATDMEKLINIVNSGIFCFAKRFLEYGLKRIKNNNNQGEYYLTDLVEIAVQSRARTFVKIIDNAEQVMGVNTIEQLNCINAAFHQISNELS
- the tyrS gene encoding tyrosine--tRNA ligase, with product MSVLSILKERGFIEATTHTQELEDYLENNRATCYIGFDPTASSLHVGSLVCIMALAHMQREGHRPIGLVGGGTGLIGDPSGKTELRKVLTQDQIDENKAGIRKQLSRFIKFSEDKALMLDNAAWLTKLEYISFLRDIGRHFSINKMIKAESVKSRMESEDGLTFIEFNYMLLQAYDFMELAKTHDCLLQMGGSDQWGNIVAGIDLVRRTLGKQAFGITFPLITTASGIKMGKTHKGAVWLDPERFSPYEYYQFWVNTDDLDVARFLALFTFIPMEEIALVKKLEGADLNKAKTILAYEATKIAHGENEAQKALKAAASIFGSIEVSSELLPSASIPRGTLSFETDESVPTSTFSQADVVDIMFVVDLFCDSGLCKSKSDARRLIKQGGAYINGERLGSFEQIVSDSDVNDGEIMLRAGKKKYHKIILK